The Congregibacter litoralis KT71 genome contains a region encoding:
- the fliO gene encoding flagellar biosynthetic protein FliO, giving the protein MKTLRSPLPVLLMPLIASRSLAQEKVQETAQEAVGIAKTGSSPELFSAGYLFQVLGSLVLVFVCLFAVVYFLKRFNGTVGTSGSALRVLGSASVGQREKVVLMEVGGEQLLIGVAPGSVRKLHVLPEALVTEEATQTPTPDFAAVLRAANPLGSKS; this is encoded by the coding sequence ATGAAGACCTTGCGCTCACCATTGCCGGTTTTGCTCATGCCGCTGATTGCGTCGCGAAGCCTTGCCCAGGAAAAGGTGCAGGAAACCGCGCAGGAAGCGGTGGGCATCGCAAAGACGGGCAGCTCCCCGGAGCTCTTCAGTGCCGGTTACCTGTTTCAGGTCCTCGGCTCCCTGGTCCTGGTGTTCGTATGTCTTTTTGCCGTGGTTTATTTTCTCAAGCGCTTTAACGGCACCGTGGGAACCAGCGGCTCCGCCCTGCGCGTCCTGGGCAGCGCCAGTGTTGGTCAGCGGGAAAAGGTGGTGCTCATGGAAGTGGGTGGCGAGCAGCTGCTCATTGGCGTAGCTCCCGGCTCCGTGCGCAAGCTCCATGTACTCCCCGAAGCTTTGGTGACTGAGGAAGCGACGCAGACCCCGACACCGGATTTTGCTGCTGTCTTGCGCGCGGCAAATCCGCTGGGCAGCAAGTCGTGA